GCCGGAGGCGCCTCGACGGAGGCCGGAGCGGCTGCGGGCTCGAGGCCGGCCCACGGGTTCTTCCCGATGAGCAGGATCACCGCGGCCATGCTGCCCGGCCCGAGGATCCAGCCGATCCCGTAGCCCCAGCCCATCGCGTTCCAGACGTAGCCGAAGAGCGCCGCGGCCACCAACGCGACCGTGGCGTAGGGGAGCTGCGTGCGGACGTGATCCAGGTGGTCCGAGCCCGAGGCGATCGACGACATCACGGTGGTGTCGCTGATCGGGGAGACGTGGTCGCCGTAGATCGCGCCGTCGAGCACCGCCGCGAGGGCGAGGAACATCCCCTCCGGTCCGGCGAGGTGGTAGGCCAGCGGCGCCGCGGTGGGGATGAGGATCCCCATCGTCCCCCAGCTCGTCCCGGTGGCGAAGGCGATCAGGGCGGCGAGGAAGAAGACGAGGAGCGGGAGGGCGCGCGGGTGGACCACGTCCTGGAGGCCGGCCACGAGGAAGTGGCTCGTGCCGAGGTCGTCGCAGACCGCCTTGATCCCCCAGGCCAGCGTGAGGATCGCGAGCGCGAGCCACATCGAGCGGGCGCCCTGGAGGTAGGCGGCGAAGGCCTCCTTCACTCCGAGGAGCCGACGCCCGAACACCAGGCCGAATAGGAGCAGCGACGATCCGAGCGAGGCGATGCCCAGGACCTTGGACGAGGACGCGTCGCCGAAGGCGTGGCGCCAGGTGGTGACGGAGAAGAGGGCCGCAGGGTTAGCGGCGACCTCTGCGAGCCCACCGCCGTCCCAGAGCAGGCCGAAGAGCACGCCGGCGAGGAGCGCGCCGATCGGGAGGAGCGCGATGTGGGCGAGCCGGGGGATCCCGTCCTTCGCCCGGTTGCCCTGGACGCCGGGCGAGGAGAGAGGCTTCGCGCCGGGCCGGATCAGCATCCCGGTCCTCGCTGCGCGGCGCTCCGCCTCGAGCATCGGCCCGAAGTCGCGCTTCGAGAGCACGAGGATCGCGATGAAGACCAGCGTGAACATGCAGTAGAAACGGTAGGGCAGCGCCTGGAAGAAGAGGCCGTAGCCGTCCATGCCGAGGCCCAGGCTCTTGGACAGCTCGCCCAGCAGCCCGACCTCGTAGCCGATCCAGGTGGAGATCACGGCGATGCCGGCGACCGGCGCGCTGGTCGAGTCCACCAGGTAGGCGAGCTTCTCCCGCGACACCCGCATGCGATCCGTGAGCGGCCTCATCGTGTTGCCGACGAGGATGGTGTTCGCGTAGTCGTCGAAGAAGATGGCGACGCCGAGCAGGTAGGTGACGAACTGCGCCGAGCGCGGCCCCTTCGCCACCCGCGTGATCCGGTCGACCACCCCTTGGATCCCGCCGGCCTTCGTGGCGAGGCCGACGAGGCCGACCAGGGCGGTGGTGAACACGAAGATCCAGATCTTCTCACCCTGGGAGAACGTGGCCTCCCAGCCGTAGCCGACGGCGGTCCTCACCACCATGCCCCAAGGGTCGAGGCCCACCGCGAGGGCCGCGCCGAGGAGGATCGACGAGAGGAGCGAGAGGACGAGCCGACCCGTCGCGAACGCGAGGACGATCGCGACCAGCGGCGGCAGCACCGACCAGGGGCGGATCGGCGCGTGGGTCTGGACCACGTCGATCGGGCCGACGGAGCCCTCGTCGAAGGCCAGGCCCGTCTTCGCCACGCCTGCCTCGTCCACCTTGAGGAGGAAGCGCAGCGTCTTCCCGTTGCCCCGCACCCGGAGCACGGGAGAGCGGCCCACGCTGGCGCGGAGGATGGACTCCGCCGCCTTGGCCTCCGCGCCGTCGAAGTAGAGGGCCACGTCGACCGGGAGCTCCAGGTCGGGGCGCTCCTTCGGCAGGCGCTCGGTGAGCGCTGCGACGCTCCGGTCCACGGAGGCGGCGATGGTCGCGTTCCTCGCCTGCGGATCGAGCTGGGGCAGGGCGAAGAAGGAGAGGGCGAGGACGGCGGCGGCGATCGACCAGCGAATGAGGTCGCGGACGGAGGGGCGTTTCATCGTGCGGCAGATCTAGCACGCCCCGGTGGGGGCGCTCCATACCGCTCCGCTCGCCAGACGCTGCGAATCTCCCGCATAGAGCTGCACGTCTGGCGAGCCGGCGACCGATCAGCCCCCCGGGTTGCCGGTCGGATCGGCCGGGACGCCGAGGGTGCGGGCCTCGTCCGGGAGCTCGCGGAGCGTCACGGCGAGCTGGATGGTCTTGCCCTTGCGCAGCACCTGGAGCGGGACCTTGCTGCCGATCTTGCTGCAAGCCACCTCCCAGCGGAGGGCGGGCGCGCTGCGGATCGGGCGGTTCTCGAAGCGGAGGATCACGTCGCCGTCTTCCAGGCCGGCCTCCGCGGCGGGGCTCCCGGCCGTCACCTTGCTGATCACCACACCGCCGGGCTGGTGGAGTCCGAGCGACTGCGCCAGGTCCCACGGGACGTCGCGGATCGACAGGCCGATCCAGGCACGGGTCACCTTGCCGGTGGCGGCGAGCTGGGGGATCACCTTCTTGGCCATGTTGATCGGCACGGCGAAGCCGATGCCCTGGCCCGAGGCGTTGACCGCGTTGTTGATCGCCACCACCTCGCCCTGGAGGTTGATCAGGGGGCCGCCGCTGTTGCCGGGGTTGATCGAGGCGTCGGTCTGGATGAAGTCGAAGTAGCCGTGGCGCCCTTGGGGGGTCACGTCGGTGCGGCCCTTCTGGCTGACGATTCCGAAGGTGACGGTCTGCGTCAGGCCGAAGGGATTGCCGATCGCCACCACCCAGTCGGCGATCTCGACGGCGTCGGAGTCGCCCAGGGGGAGCACCGGGAGCGGATGGTTGGCGCTCACCCGCAGCAGGGCGAGGTCCGTGGCCGAGTCGGCCCCCACGACCGTCGCCTCGAGCTCGTGGGGAAAGCCCTCGTCATCCAGCACCACCCGGATGCGGCTGGCGTTCTCGATCACGTGGGCGTTGGTGAGGATCAAGCCCGTGGAATCGATGATGAAGCCGGTGCCGAGTCCTTCGTTCGGCTCCTCCGACGAGTTCTTCTCGAAGAAGTCGTGGAGGGGATCGAGAGGGGAGAGGCGTCGGTTGCGCTTCTCCTCGACCACGATCGACACGACCGCCGGCGACGCCTGTTTCACGATCTGCGAGAGGTTCGGGAGGCCATGCGCTGCCGGGCCCGCCTCTTTCGCCCTCGCCCCGATCTCGGTCCAGATCCGCCGCGGTGGCTCGGTCCTGGAGGGGACGGGCGCTCCCAGAAGGAGCGCCGCAGCCACCAGCAGACCGGTTCGCCCGAATCGCCCCATGCCCCACCTCCCGTGCACCTTCGAAAAAGGTGGGCACGAAAGGCACAGGAGCGCCATCGAGGGGGTAGGGCTTGCATGCTCGGCGGCTCCGCGATCACCTGCAGGGACGCCCCTGGAACCTCAACGGATGCGATCACCGATCAGACGATCGAGTGCTTTGCGATCGTCGTCGGAGGGGGCCTCGGCAGGCGGCCGGTTGGCCGAGGCGGGGATGGGCGCGGCGGAGGCCCGGGCAGGGGGCGCCTTCTGCCGATCGGCCTTCGGCGACTCGGACGACCCCTGGCCGAGGAGCGCGCGAACGTGCTCTGCCGCCGTCTTCCCTTCGATGGGGAGGCTGACGGCGGCGAGCCCCACCGCGATGGCGACCAGGACGAGAAAGGCGAACTTGACCAGACCCCACATGGCTGGCGATGGTGCACGCGTCCGGGCGGTCCGTCGAGCTTCCCGGCTCGCCTCGGCTGTGATCAACGGCGCGGGTCGACCCGATCGAGCCGCCCGCTCGTGATCGATCGCCCTTCGAGACCGAACGACGCCATGGAAGCCCCAGAGACCCTCCCGGAATCCCCCCACCGCCAGAAGCCCAATTGGCGGAGCCGCGCCCTGCTCCTCGCGTTCGTGGCCGTTGCGGCCGTGCTCCTCGTGCGGATCGCGACGCGCGGAGTCGACGGGCTCCCCTCGATCGGCGGCGAGCCACGGGAGCTCCGGCTGTCGATGCTGGACGGCTCGACGCTCGCCCTAGAGGAGGCACGAGGGAAGGTGGTCGCCCTCGACTTCTGGGCCACCTGGTGCCCGCCCTGCGTCGAGTCGATGCCGATCCTCGACAAGGTGGGACGCGAGCTCGAAGCCAAGGGGGTGGTGACGGTGGCGGTGAACCGCGACGACCTCGAGCCGGAGAGGCGGGCGGCCCTCGTCCGCCGCTTCCTCGACCGCCATGACCTCGCCGGGCTGAAGGTCGCCCTCGACGACGGTGTGGC
The Vulgatibacter incomptus DNA segment above includes these coding regions:
- a CDS encoding Na+/H+ antiporter NhaC family protein, with product MKRPSVRDLIRWSIAAAVLALSFFALPQLDPQARNATIAASVDRSVAALTERLPKERPDLELPVDVALYFDGAEAKAAESILRASVGRSPVLRVRGNGKTLRFLLKVDEAGVAKTGLAFDEGSVGPIDVVQTHAPIRPWSVLPPLVAIVLAFATGRLVLSLLSSILLGAALAVGLDPWGMVVRTAVGYGWEATFSQGEKIWIFVFTTALVGLVGLATKAGGIQGVVDRITRVAKGPRSAQFVTYLLGVAIFFDDYANTILVGNTMRPLTDRMRVSREKLAYLVDSTSAPVAGIAVISTWIGYEVGLLGELSKSLGLGMDGYGLFFQALPYRFYCMFTLVFIAILVLSKRDFGPMLEAERRAARTGMLIRPGAKPLSSPGVQGNRAKDGIPRLAHIALLPIGALLAGVLFGLLWDGGGLAEVAANPAALFSVTTWRHAFGDASSSKVLGIASLGSSLLLFGLVFGRRLLGVKEAFAAYLQGARSMWLALAILTLAWGIKAVCDDLGTSHFLVAGLQDVVHPRALPLLVFFLAALIAFATGTSWGTMGILIPTAAPLAYHLAGPEGMFLALAAVLDGAIYGDHVSPISDTTVMSSIASGSDHLDHVRTQLPYATVALVAAALFGYVWNAMGWGYGIGWILGPGSMAAVILLIGKNPWAGLEPAAAPASVEAPPAV
- a CDS encoding S1C family serine protease; the protein is MGRFGRTGLLVAAALLLGAPVPSRTEPPRRIWTEIGARAKEAGPAAHGLPNLSQIVKQASPAVVSIVVEEKRNRRLSPLDPLHDFFEKNSSEEPNEGLGTGFIIDSTGLILTNAHVIENASRIRVVLDDEGFPHELEATVVGADSATDLALLRVSANHPLPVLPLGDSDAVEIADWVVAIGNPFGLTQTVTFGIVSQKGRTDVTPQGRHGYFDFIQTDASINPGNSGGPLINLQGEVVAINNAVNASGQGIGFAVPINMAKKVIPQLAATGKVTRAWIGLSIRDVPWDLAQSLGLHQPGGVVISKVTAGSPAAEAGLEDGDVILRFENRPIRSAPALRWEVACSKIGSKVPLQVLRKGKTIQLAVTLRELPDEARTLGVPADPTGNPGG
- a CDS encoding TlpA family protein disulfide reductase is translated as MEAPETLPESPHRQKPNWRSRALLLAFVAVAAVLLVRIATRGVDGLPSIGGEPRELRLSMLDGSTLALEEARGKVVALDFWATWCPPCVESMPILDKVGRELEAKGVVTVAVNRDDLEPERRAALVRRFLDRHDLAGLKVALDDGVAAGAFSVRALPTLVVLGRDGRVAAAHLGSMPEDELRDLLTRVADQGG